A stretch of Carnobacterium iners DNA encodes these proteins:
- a CDS encoding ISLre2 family transposase, whose product MNKIISKIYQIIKDSSNLIETEEAIQVCMYEVFAELVGDVFTHLNQVIKEQKQEEGWKVKREDWKTVQFIFGSVRYCRTLMIDQESQNHYPLDDWLGIRKYQRHSPLVEVKVAELASNVTYRDTADMLNEWTAVTISHQTVGSLLKRVGSAQAREDEESVLELEESAELPEGKKVDYLYAEADGVFVRGTKKKKSLEVRHAILYEGWNKNGKRVSLKEPKAIMTTKKTAGFWAEIQAFTANHYALQQAQIITNSDGGQGYTADKFQEAFSQSNYPVLNQLDSYHVFQGLNRAFGVKTTIFKQQVKQALKTHDLDHLTIWLDTYESTLDETSAVEKLTTFRTYVVRNWDRIFDWCEKVEQAPKDARGLGAMESNQRRISFRMKKRGMHWSAEGCEAMVKVKQGMFNHTLREAYLHQQNRSARNQRKLNQTVRLSSLLHEKTRQSIGAKNGTIPLYASRSSAIGQLIKSFR is encoded by the coding sequence ATGAATAAGATTATATCAAAGATTTACCAAATAATAAAGGATTCAAGCAATTTAATAGAGACAGAAGAAGCTATTCAAGTCTGTATGTATGAAGTATTCGCTGAATTAGTAGGAGATGTCTTCACTCATCTCAATCAGGTAATCAAAGAGCAGAAACAAGAGGAAGGTTGGAAAGTGAAACGAGAAGATTGGAAAACCGTTCAGTTTATTTTTGGGTCTGTTCGTTATTGTCGTACCTTGATGATAGATCAAGAGAGTCAAAATCATTATCCGCTAGATGACTGGCTAGGTATTCGGAAATATCAACGCCATAGTCCACTAGTAGAAGTAAAAGTGGCAGAGTTGGCGAGTAACGTTACTTATAGAGATACTGCAGATATGTTAAATGAATGGACAGCTGTTACGATTAGTCATCAAACAGTCGGTAGTCTTCTCAAACGCGTTGGATCCGCACAAGCACGTGAAGATGAAGAGAGCGTATTGGAACTAGAAGAATCAGCTGAGTTGCCGGAAGGAAAAAAGGTAGACTATCTTTATGCCGAGGCTGATGGAGTTTTTGTCCGTGGGACAAAAAAGAAAAAGAGCTTAGAAGTTCGTCATGCCATCCTTTATGAAGGCTGGAATAAAAATGGAAAACGCGTCTCTTTAAAGGAACCCAAAGCCATTATGACGACTAAAAAAACCGCTGGTTTTTGGGCAGAGATTCAAGCCTTTACAGCGAATCATTATGCCTTACAACAAGCTCAAATCATTACAAATAGTGACGGCGGACAAGGGTATACCGCAGACAAATTCCAAGAAGCTTTTTCTCAATCGAACTACCCTGTTTTAAATCAGCTAGACTCTTATCATGTTTTTCAAGGGTTAAACCGTGCATTTGGCGTGAAAACTACCATTTTTAAACAGCAGGTCAAGCAAGCATTAAAGACGCATGATTTAGATCATTTAACTATTTGGTTGGATACGTATGAAAGTACGCTAGATGAAACTTCTGCAGTGGAAAAACTGACTACATTTCGAACCTATGTAGTACGAAATTGGGATCGAATTTTCGATTGGTGCGAAAAAGTAGAACAAGCGCCGAAGGACGCAAGAGGTTTAGGCGCAATGGAGTCCAATCAACGACGTATCTCTTTTCGCATGAAAAAGCGAGGAATGCATTGGAGCGCAGAAGGTTGCGAAGCTATGGTAAAGGTAAAACAAGGGATGTTTAATCACACCTTGCGTGAAGCCTATCTTCACCAACAAAATAGAAGTGCGAGAAATCAACGTAAGTTAAACCAAACGGTTCGTTTATCGTCGTTATTGCATGAGAAAACACGGCAGTCAATCGGGGCAAAAAATGGGACTATTCCGTTATATGCCTCCCGTTCATCAGCAATAGGACAATTAATTAAAAGTTTTCGTTAA
- a CDS encoding IS30 family transposase — protein sequence MTQIKNNIDSQKGKHLSYAERCQIAVLKKEKYTNRQVANILNRAPQTINNEINRGSITQLKRQAQKEKTYNYYTLIYDADAGQTFYEEQRMNCGRRPKWADTDTFIDWADDKMLKEKWSPDVVIGFALKQELFDPSIIPCTSTLYQWIDRGVMRTKNMDLLEKLSRKTKEKAHGKLPNKRILGVSIEKRPEIIDSRETFGHWEIDTVVGSKTKCDAVLLTLAERQTRFEVIFKLNGKDAKSVDRAIQDLRNRSGEYFDRLFKTITSDNGSEFSGLHEALQDVIDVYFSHPYASWERGTSENQHKLIRRFIPKGSPISDVSEAQLIRIQQWMNDYPRRILDYQTPHDCLARAFKEECLAA from the coding sequence ATGACGCAAATCAAGAATAACATAGATTCACAAAAGGGAAAACACCTTTCATATGCAGAGCGTTGTCAAATTGCCGTTCTCAAAAAAGAAAAGTACACCAACCGTCAGGTTGCTAACATCTTAAATCGAGCACCACAAACGATTAATAATGAAATCAATCGTGGATCGATTACACAATTGAAACGCCAAGCACAGAAAGAAAAAACGTATAACTATTACACTCTAATTTATGACGCTGATGCTGGACAAACTTTTTATGAAGAACAACGAATGAACTGTGGTAGACGCCCGAAATGGGCAGATACAGATACTTTTATTGATTGGGCTGATGACAAGATGTTAAAAGAAAAATGGTCGCCAGACGTTGTTATTGGCTTTGCTTTAAAACAAGAGTTGTTTGATCCATCTATTATTCCATGTACCTCTACTCTCTATCAGTGGATAGATCGAGGAGTTATGAGAACAAAAAATATGGATTTACTTGAAAAATTGTCTCGAAAAACAAAAGAAAAAGCACACGGAAAACTGCCGAATAAGAGAATACTAGGAGTATCTATCGAAAAACGTCCAGAGATAATCGATTCAAGAGAAACCTTCGGTCACTGGGAAATTGATACCGTTGTAGGGAGTAAAACAAAATGCGATGCTGTGTTATTGACTTTAGCAGAACGACAAACTCGTTTTGAAGTCATCTTCAAACTAAATGGCAAGGATGCTAAGTCAGTCGATCGAGCTATCCAAGACTTACGTAATCGGTCAGGCGAGTACTTTGATCGTCTTTTTAAGACCATAACTTCAGACAATGGTTCAGAGTTTTCAGGGCTGCACGAAGCCTTACAAGATGTAATAGATGTGTACTTCAGTCATCCCTATGCCTCTTGGGAACGAGGAACCAGTGAAAATCAACATAAACTAATTAGACGATTTATCCCTAAGGGAAGTCCGATTAGCGATGTGAGTGAAGCTCAGCTGATACGAATACAACAATGGATGAATGACTATCCGAGAAGAATTTTGGATTATCAAACGCCACATGACTGTTTAGCAAGGGCGTTTAAGGAAGAATGCTTGGCTGCATGA